The DNA window AAGACCTCTCGTAGATCATGGTTGTGCTGTGGTGCGGCTTCATCCAGCAAGGCCAGTTCGGGCGCCGCCCCCCATTCTTCGTCACTGAGCTCGGCCCGGCATCGCTTGCGGAGCCGGGGAAGCCATCCCTTCACCTTCTCAACAGTGAACAGCCGCCTCTAGAGTTTTTGGCTCTTCGGATGCATCCCCACCAGCATCATCTCTTCCCGTAGCGGCTCGCGTCCCAGCAGCGGACTCAAATCCTCAAGCGGCGGTGACACCATCTGCCCTTCCGCCGTAATGGCGAGCGCGAGCTTCGGCACCAGTAACTGCATCGGATGCATTGGCACTTCGCAAAGCACTGGCTCCGGCCCCGATAACACATCTTCGAGAATGGCATCGGCATTCTCCCAGTCACACAAAGTCGCCGTCCTGAAGCCAAACGCGGCAGCCACCTTGCCAAAGTCTGGACAAGTCACTCCCGACTCCGGATCCGCCCCGGCAAGCCGTCCAAAAATCGCCTTCTGCGTATGCTTGATCGACAGATACGACCCATTGGTAAACAGAAAGATCTTCAACGGCAGCCGATGATGGATCGCAGTCTGCATCTCCTGCAGATTCATCAGGAAAGACCCGTCACCACTGATCAGGATGACGCGTCCTTTGCCACGGGCGAAACTTGCGCCAATCGCTCCCGGCAACCCGAATCCCATCTCGCCCAGTCCCGTCGAATACACAACCCGCTGGCCCAGCTTCAGCCGCAGCGCCTGAAAACTGCAAGTGCACGCAGTTCCGGCATCCAGCACCACCGTCTCGTCAGCAGAGAAATGGTCCGACAACTTGTCGATGAAGCGATAGGAGTTGATATAACCCGGCTCATGGTCATGCGTCCCCGCCTCGATGATCGGATACTTCTTGCGCCAGGCATTGCACTGCTTGAGCCAGGCCGTCGGTTCGGCCAGCGCCCCGGCCAGATGGGACAAGGACGATGCAGGCTCGCGCGGCTCGTCGAGCAAGGCGCGCAGAAAATCACCTGCATCGGCTTCAATTCCTAGATGCAAAAGCGAAGCCAGCTTCGCGATCTCAGTTGGATCAATATCGACCATAATCCGAGTTGCGCCGCGAGCAAACTCAGACGCCTCATACCCCACCTGCGGGATAGCCAGCCTGGTCCCGATTGCGAGCAACAGATCGCAGTTCTGCAGAACAAAATTCGCGCAGCGCTGCCCGTACACCCCGGCATGTCCAAAGTGCAGAGGCTCATCGGTTGCGAGGAGGTCGGCACCGTTCCAGGCCGTCAAGTAGGCGGCAGGGTATCTCTGCAGCAGCGGCGCCACCAAAGCGCTCGCCCCCGCAATTCGAATCCCATTGCCGAGCCAGATCACCGGCCTCTGGGCCTGCGCCAGATACGCACGTACTTGAGCAACTGCGGCCTCCAGCGCTGATGGCTCTTTCGCCGGCGGCGTGTATCCTTCCAGCAAGTCTGGATCGATCCTCGCCGACTGCACATCGACCGGAAGATCCAGCCACACCGGCCCCGGCCGCCCTGCGGACGCCAGGTACAGCGCCTTCTCCAGGTGATAGCGAATGGACTCGGGCCGGTCGACCAGCGCCGCATACTTCGTCATTCCGGATACCGTCTTTACGACATCGAAACCCTGCACGCCCCACATCCGCAACGGGTTCGCCGCTGTGGCGTGTATCGACTTCTCTTGTCCCGACAGGATCAGACAAGGGACTGAATCGGCCCAGGCATTTAAGACGCCGATGATCGCATTCGCCGCTCCCGGCCCTGCCGTCACCAGCATCACGCCGGGCCGATCCGTCAAGCGAGCGTAGGCAACCGCAGCCATCAATCCGGCCTGTTCATGATGCGGGCAGACGTACTTGAGCTCCGGATGATAGGCGATCGAATCCAACAGATGCGCATTTCCCGCACCCGAGACCACAAAGACATGTTTGGCACGATATGCAGCCAACCGATTGGCCACATACTCACTTAGCTTCATCAACATCCTGACTGCTCCTCAAACGACAAGATCGTCCGTCCAAACCCCTCCGCAATTCCCACCCGCGGCTCCCAGCCCAGCGCTCGCATCTTCCCGATATCCGGGCAACTCCGCGAGATCGTACTATTCACATAACTGCTTGCCGCATCACGGTTCTGATACTCCACGCACAGGTTCCGCTCCGGGTATAGGCGGCACAGTGTCTCCGCAAGATTCCGAATCGAAGATTCCTCGGCACTCCCGACGTTGTAAGCCTGCCCGGAAGTTCCCTCGATCAGCACGCGGAAAAACGCAAGTGTGGCGTCCGCCAGATAGCAGAAAGCCCGCGTCGCCAACCCATCGCTCCGAAGAACCAGATTCCGGCGGGCCACTACGTCGGCTACCAGATCGGCAAAGACCCGGCCATCCTCCAAAGCCATCCCGGGACCATAAGTATGAAAGGGACGGACAATCTTCACCGGCACTCCAAACTGCGTCTGCCAACAGACGCAAAGAGCCTCGCCTGCCCGCTTCGCTTCTCCGTAGCTGCAGCGAAGCTTCAACGGGTCGAGCAGTCCATACTGATCCTCGCGCGTTGGAATCATGCTCCCATCGATCGCCCCATAAACCTCACCACTACTAAAGAACAGGACGCTCTCGCTCTTCCGATCGCGCGCCAACTCGAGCATCCGCCGCGTCCCAAATACATTCGCCTCAAAGGTCCCCACTGGGTCGCTGCCCAAGTACAGCGGACTCGCCTGGCTTGCCGCATGGACAATGAAATCGACCGGTCCCTCCGGCCCACGATAGGCATCGCAAACATCCTGGACGACAAACTCCACCGCGCCTCGCCCAGCAAATCGCTTCCGGGCTTTCTCCAAATTCCGAACCAGCCCAAGCACCCGAATTCCAGCCCCACGCGAAGCATTCAGATGTAAGAGCGTCTCCACCATGTAGGCCGGCAAAAAACCATTGGCCCCAGTAACGAGGATGGTCTTCCCAAACATCCGCTCCCACGGCAGAGCCGAGGCCACAATTTGTTCCAGATCCGAATCCATCACGCGTATCGGCACAAGTTCTCCACCAAGCAAGAATCGGCAAACTAAGGGAAAGGCTTTAGCCATCGAGCCGCTCATTGCGCTACCCTCAATCCGTGCGCACCACGCTCCTCTATAGCCTTGTTGCTCTGGGAGCACTTCTCCTGTGGATCTTCGCCGCCCGTTCTGTCAGCCTGTTTCTGGACACGCTCCAAACGAAGCCAATCGGGGCAACTCCGGTTTCCAAGCTTCGCTTCGACAACGGCACGCTGGAATTTGCCGGCATCCGCCTGGACTCCTTTACCCCCGCAACCGTCCTTACGGATCTCAAAGTCATGCTCAGTCCCAGGGGACGTGCCACGCTCTCTTTTGGCGCGGCACAGTTCCCCTGCGGCCCGGGCCACTCCAACTTTCCGCCGAGCGGACTGCCCGACATCGATTTCACCCCCGACCCCGGGGACACTGTCACCTACACGACGGAACGAAGCCATTTGAGTTGGCCTACTCCCTTCCAAATGAACTTCATGACCGGCGTCAGCCCTTCCTGGAAGCGCCACCTCTACTCGCGCCTGCAATGGACCAAACGAAGCCACGCCCGGCTTGAGATCCTCTGGCGCTATGAACAGGGCTACTTCAGCGATGGGGGCTGGCGCCCGGAGAAGATCGAATTCGGAACAGGCGGCCTCCTGCATGTCCGCATCACGGAAACGAAAGATCTTTACGAAGCCGCCGTACGCTACCTGGCCACAACAAAACAGTGGGCGCCCGCCACCTACCATCTTGAGGACCGCGGCCCCAGTGCAGACGGCGCCCACGAGATCCTCGCCGCCCTCCATCACGCTGATGCCACAGCGCAGCAGCCCGGTTCCGGACGTTCCGTGCAACTACTGCTCGATTCCAGGACCCGTCAGGTCACAGGCGAATTCGGATTCCAATAAATGCGCCTTACTGCAATTCTTCTCCTCGCCTCGGCTGCAGCGCTGGGGGTCTTCTCTTACTGGGGGCTGTTCACCACCTCCGGCCGCCAGCGTTTCGACGAGATGAGTGGCATGATTCCCTTCTTCGCCGGGTGTCTGGCTGCGCTTGCTGCCGTCTCAAGCGGGATCGCGTACCTGATCGCCTGGAGGCGAGGATAGTCACACCGCGTCCTGGACACAACGGAACCCGATCACGCGGCTGCCGCGCACCGGTGTAAAATCCCAGCGCCGCAACGCACAACGGGCCATTTCGGCCGGCATGATCCAGGAGCCGCCTCGCAAGATCTTCAACGGCAAGTCATCCACCCGAAGCCCATTGCGCAAACGAAACACATTGCCCGTGCCGGAGTCGCTGGCAGTCCACTCCAGTACATTGCCTGCCATGTCGCGGCATCCATACGGCGAGGCGCCCGCCTGTCCATAGTGATCCACGGCAGTGGTTCCAGCACCATCCGTATTGCAGCGGACCGCATCGAACACATCGCCCCACGGATAGACACGGCCATCGGTCCCACGCGCGGCGAGTTCCCATTCCACCTCAAGCGGGAGCCGGGCCGCTCTCCAGGCACAATACGCGCAAGCGCCTCGCCAGGTCACACCCGTGGCAGGATGTTGCGCAAACTGAGGCTTTGCAAAGGAATTCTCACATTCAAACCACTTTGCCTCGCCCAACAGATCGGCACACGGAGGGATCGCATGGGCAGGAAGCGACGCTAGAAACGCCGCATACTGCGCATTCGTGACCGGATCACGATCGATCCAGAAGCCATGCGCCACGCTCTCGATCCGTTGTGTCTCCGCTTCTCCATAGAGGAAAGATCCTCCGGGAACCCAGACCATCTCCTCCACCGCTATCTCATCTTGTCCACGCCATCGACATCGATTGTGACCGGCTTGCCAAGGGACACATAGTCCACATCCACCACCCGCGAACCCAGCACCGCCCCATCGCGAAATACCAGCAGCAAGTTCCGGCCTTCCGGAGGCTTGGAAAACTGAAAACTGCGATCGCGCCCGACGGGAACATCTTCTGCCGATTCCGTTCCAAACAGCGGCTGGATCCGCACCCACAAGGTTGCCCCAACCGTGTCTCCGCCCACCACCTTCCCGGACAAAGCTCTCGGTGTCCCACTCGTCCGCCCCATCGTAAACGCCTGTCCCGCCATCACCACGACATTGCTCGTATCCACCGCCAGCACCAGAGACTCCTCCTGCTTCACGACATAACGAACATTCCAATCTGCCGCCGCAGGGCCATTCTGATAACGCAGAACCGCTGTGTAGCTGCCATACGGAATGCCCGTCGCCAGCAGTCCTTTGAATCGGGCAGCAAACTCCGGCCCCGCATCGCTGGTGAAACGGAATACCCGAACATCCAATGATTTTCCATCCCGGTCTACCGGAACAATGCGCACCGTGGACACTTGCGCCAAGAGGCACTGCGCCAGCAATAGAAAAAGAGCGATCCTCACCAAGTTGGCCGCCTCCTATTCACCATCCTAGGGCACACCAACCGGAAGGATCGCTCTCACAGCGATCTAGAAATAGAACTTCAGGCCCAGCACCAGCCGTCTGGCCAGCGCCGCGGCATTGAAGTAGCCGAGATTCGAGTTGATCTGCGCACCACTCTGGTCAAAGCGCGCGCCGGTATCCACACCAGTGAACTGCGTGTGATTGAAAGCGTTATAGGCCTCGGCCCGGAACTGAATTCTCCGCTGCTCACTCGAACCCAGCTTGAAGTTCTTGAACATCGAGAGATCCCAGTTGGCCAGTCCCGGCTGTGTAAACAGGACTTTTGCGGCATTCCCGGTTCCATTCACGCTGTTGCCCACTGTTGGAGGCTTGATGGCATTGACATTGAACCATTGCCCCTGCGGCCCCGGTTGATCCACCTTAGCCACAACGACACTGCGGCTATCGAGGCCATTGCCCGTGCCACCCGTCAG is part of the Bryobacter aggregatus MPL3 genome and encodes:
- a CDS encoding formylglycine-generating enzyme family protein, with the protein product MVWVPGGSFLYGEAETQRIESVAHGFWIDRDPVTNAQYAAFLASLPAHAIPPCADLLGEAKWFECENSFAKPQFAQHPATGVTWRGACAYCAWRAARLPLEVEWELAARGTDGRVYPWGDVFDAVRCNTDGAGTTAVDHYGQAGASPYGCRDMAGNVLEWTASDSGTGNVFRLRNGLRVDDLPLKILRGGSWIMPAEMARCALRRWDFTPVRGSRVIGFRCVQDAV
- a CDS encoding NAD-dependent epimerase/dehydratase family protein; translated protein: MPIRVMDSDLEQIVASALPWERMFGKTILVTGANGFLPAYMVETLLHLNASRGAGIRVLGLVRNLEKARKRFAGRGAVEFVVQDVCDAYRGPEGPVDFIVHAASQASPLYLGSDPVGTFEANVFGTRRMLELARDRKSESVLFFSSGEVYGAIDGSMIPTREDQYGLLDPLKLRCSYGEAKRAGEALCVCWQTQFGVPVKIVRPFHTYGPGMALEDGRVFADLVADVVARRNLVLRSDGLATRAFCYLADATLAFFRVLIEGTSGQAYNVGSAEESSIRNLAETLCRLYPERNLCVEYQNRDAASSYVNSTISRSCPDIGKMRALGWEPRVGIAEGFGRTILSFEEQSGC
- a CDS encoding thiamine pyrophosphate-binding protein, with amino-acid sequence MLMKLSEYVANRLAAYRAKHVFVVSGAGNAHLLDSIAYHPELKYVCPHHEQAGLMAAVAYARLTDRPGVMLVTAGPGAANAIIGVLNAWADSVPCLILSGQEKSIHATAANPLRMWGVQGFDVVKTVSGMTKYAALVDRPESIRYHLEKALYLASAGRPGPVWLDLPVDVQSARIDPDLLEGYTPPAKEPSALEAAVAQVRAYLAQAQRPVIWLGNGIRIAGASALVAPLLQRYPAAYLTAWNGADLLATDEPLHFGHAGVYGQRCANFVLQNCDLLLAIGTRLAIPQVGYEASEFARGATRIMVDIDPTEIAKLASLLHLGIEADAGDFLRALLDEPREPASSLSHLAGALAEPTAWLKQCNAWRKKYPIIEAGTHDHEPGYINSYRFIDKLSDHFSADETVVLDAGTACTCSFQALRLKLGQRVVYSTGLGEMGFGLPGAIGASFARGKGRVILISGDGSFLMNLQEMQTAIHHRLPLKIFLFTNGSYLSIKHTQKAIFGRLAGADPESGVTCPDFGKVAAAFGFRTATLCDWENADAILEDVLSGPEPVLCEVPMHPMQLLVPKLALAITAEGQMVSPPLEDLSPLLGREPLREEMMLVGMHPKSQKL